In one window of Balearica regulorum gibbericeps isolate bBalReg1 chromosome 29, bBalReg1.pri, whole genome shotgun sequence DNA:
- the LARP4 gene encoding la-related protein 4 isoform X6 has protein sequence MYSPSCEAPRNGTGVDEASANGIVLASEDLGYQIYEVSGEGSSTVSTEDIRECLKKQLEFCFSRENLSKDLYLMSQMDSDQFVPIWTIANMEGIKKLTTDMDLILEVLRSSPMVQVDERGEKVRPNHKRCIIILREIPETTPIEEVKALFKNENCPKVISCEFAHNNNWYVTFQSDTDAQQAFKYLREEVKTFQGKPVMARIKAINTFFAKNGYRVVDSSVYTQPVQTQAQFASPLFMQPVYSPQQYSIYSIVPQTWSPNPAPYFETPLAPFPNGGFVNGFNTPGSYKTNAASLSIGRPFHRNRVKPHFRSSTSSEHAVEGPAAVGTMPMGDGPLNRTNSRNFVVERHNSTLAGHQDQGYSQKESPTAQMEQNGDYGIGRGRRNVFRGRRRREDDRVSRPQPSAETKTQTPKFDLLASNFPPLPGSTAKILGEPVLESRMSDVVKGVCKEKESKDLLPSCPAPAQEEQMHSTVQQPVTSVSSPSQTEAVVLSTVQPDSKQEEVSTQKDVTVHSSPPASVSPVGAAKPPRTNTTSPSASASAAPALLMQEPRKLSYAEVCQKPPKEPPPIPVQPLREHRTNIVPPAKNEENGTPEKAPEKAHDKVEGRMKDYSGFRGNGPPRGAAGKIREQRRQFGRRSSPQGAPRRIGKEQYMPPRSPK, from the exons ATGTATTCCCCGTCTTGTGAAGCCCCAAGAAATGGCACAGGAGTTGATGAAGCATCTGCGAATGGAATTGTCCTAGCGAGTGAGGATCTGGGATACCAAATCTATGAAGTGTCTG GTGAAGGCAGCTCCACTGTGTCCACAGAAGACATTAGAGAATGTTTGAAAAAACAACTTGAATTCTGCTTTTCACG TGAGAATCTTTCGAAGGATCTCTACTTGATGTCCCAAATGGATAGCGATCAGTTTGTTCCAATATGGACAATTGCCAACATGGAAGGTATTAAGAAGCTGACAACTGATATGGACCTTATTCTTGAAGTTTTGAGAT cttcTCCTATGGTACAAGTGGATGAGAGAGGGGAGAAAGTAAGACCAAACCACAAACGATGTATTATCATTCTCCGTGAGATCCCTGAAACAACACCTATAGAg GAGGTTAAGgctctgtttaaaaatgaaaactgcccCAAAGTGATAAGCTGTGAGTTTGCTCACAACAACAACTGGTACGTTACATTCCAGTCAGATACAGATGCGCAACAG GCATTTAAATACTTAAGGGAAGAAGTGAAAACCTTTCAGGGCAAGCCAGTAATG GCAAGGATAAAAGCCATCAACACATTTTTTGCTAAGAATGGTTACCGGGTAGTGGATTCCAGTGTCTATACTCAGCCAGTTCAAACACAAGCACAGTTTGCCTCACCACTGTTTATGCAGCCTGTATATAGTCCTCAGCAGTACTCTATTTACAGCATTGTGCCTCAGACATGGTCTCCAAATCCTGCACCTTACTTTGAAACACCACTG GCCCCCTTTCCTAACGGTGGATTTGTGAATGGCTTTAATACACCAGGATCATATAAAACAAATGCTGCTTCTTTGAGTATAGGTCGCCCATTCCATAGAAATCG TGTGAAGCCTCACTTCCGATCATCGACCAGCTCAGAACATGCTGTGGAGGGTCCAGCTGCCGTCGGTACCATGCCAATGGGGGACGGACCACTGAACAGAACCAACTCAAGGAATTTTGTTGTGGAGCGACATAACAGTACGTTAGCTGGGCACCAAGACCAAGGTTATTCCCAGAAGGAGTCTCCTACTGCGCAGATGGAGCAAAATGGAGATTATGGCATTGGCAGGGGCAG gAGGAACGTTTTCAGAGGTCGGAGGAGACGAGAAGATGACCGGGTTTCA AGACCTCAGCcttcagcagaaacaaagaCTCAGACACCAAAGTTTGACTTGCTAGCATCGAATTTCCCACCTTTGCCTGgcagcacagcaaaaatactAGGAGAGCCTGTGCTGGAGAGCAGGATGTCCGATGTCGTTAAAGGAGTCTGCAAAGAAAAG GAAAGCAAAGACTTGCTGCCCAGCTGTCCAGCTCCTGCTCAGGAAGAACAGATGCACAGCACTGTCCAACAGCCTGTGACAAGTGTGAGTTCACCAAGTCAGACTGAAGCTGTGGTGTTAAG CACAGTTCAGCCAGACAGCAAACAGGAAGAAGTGTCTACTCAGAAAGATGTTACAGTCCACAGTTCCCCACCAGCGTCTGTCTCTCCTGTCGGCGCTGCAAAGCCACCAAGGACAAATACCACTTCACCTTCTGCTAGCGCAAGTGCAGCTCCTGCTTTGCTGATGCAG GAGCCACGCAAGCTAAGCTACGCTGAAGTTTGCCAGAAGCCCCCAAAGGAGCCTCCCCCCATTCCTGTTCAGCCTCTTAGGGAACATCGCACCAACATAGTTCCGCCtgccaaaaatgaagaaaatggcaCGCCGGAGAAGGCTCCGGAGAAGGCTCATGACAAGGTTGAAGGTCGAATGAAGGATTATTCTGGGTTCCGAGGCAACGGGCCTCccaggggagctgctgggaaaatCAGGGAACAGAGGCGCCAATTTGGACGCAGATCATCGCCTCAGGGAGCACCTCGACGTATCGGCAAGGAGCAGTACATGCCACCCCGGTCACCAAAGTAA